In Candidatus Vicinibacter proximus, the following are encoded in one genomic region:
- the recG gene encoding ATP-dependent DNA helicase RecG: MSFLKPDSAIEYLKGVGPQRGALLRKQLNIQDVQGLLFYFPFRYIDKTQIHQIKDIEFDGQWVQLRVQAVRMGDRGQGRGKPLVAAVKDATGTLELVWFRSQKWVEDHFLAGKTYQIYGKVQKSAYGFSISHPEFEEYDPTQIKPNAARFEPVYSSGEALAAAGLDSKGIKRIVESAFASFDLQAVEENLPEYVRTKFKLLGRQESLRLIHFPTHQDQIRKAQERFRFEELLSFQLKIISAKIQRHLVGGGFKFQLLGELFDQFYQEKLPFQLTEAQKRVIREIHHDLKSGKQMNRLLQGDVGSGKTIVALMIMLIAAGNGFQACIMAPTEVLANQHFKSFKDLLDGLSIRICLLTSTVKGKDRREALEGLESGQIAFAIGTHALIEDKVKFNNLGLVVIDEQHRFGVAQRSKLWAKSKDLPPHILVMTATPIPRTLAMTIYGDLEVSVIDELPPNRKEIYTRQIKDIHRSELIRFMREEIAKGRQIYIVYPLIEESEKVDLENLQMGYEKLLTFFPLPQYRISVVHGKLKPADKDMEMRRFAEGRSHIMVATTVIEVGVNVPNASVMVIENAERFGLSQLHQLRGRVGRGAEQSYCILMTADRLGVESKARMDIMCQTNDGFKIAEEDLRLRGPGDLSGTRQSGLVELKVSDVVRDNHILIAARKLAEAVLERDPLLSHPANQLLRKLLSTEEDGLSWNKIS, from the coding sequence ATGAGTTTTCTTAAACCCGACAGTGCGATTGAATATCTGAAAGGGGTAGGCCCTCAAAGGGGCGCACTCCTGCGCAAACAGCTAAACATTCAGGATGTACAAGGCCTGCTTTTCTATTTCCCATTCCGCTATATTGATAAAACTCAGATACACCAGATCAAAGACATTGAATTCGACGGACAATGGGTTCAATTGAGGGTTCAGGCGGTGCGAATGGGGGATCGTGGTCAGGGAAGAGGTAAACCCTTGGTGGCTGCTGTCAAAGATGCTACCGGAACTCTTGAATTGGTTTGGTTCAGGTCACAAAAATGGGTGGAGGATCATTTTTTAGCCGGAAAGACTTACCAGATTTATGGCAAAGTACAGAAATCAGCCTATGGTTTTAGTATTTCTCATCCCGAGTTTGAGGAATATGACCCCACCCAGATCAAGCCTAATGCTGCTCGCTTCGAACCGGTCTATTCCAGTGGAGAAGCATTGGCTGCTGCCGGCCTGGACAGTAAGGGCATCAAAAGAATTGTAGAGTCGGCTTTTGCATCATTTGACCTTCAAGCCGTTGAAGAAAATCTTCCTGAATACGTTCGCACCAAATTCAAACTTTTGGGAAGGCAGGAAAGTCTTCGACTGATTCATTTTCCCACTCATCAGGACCAAATCAGAAAAGCACAGGAGCGATTCAGATTTGAAGAGCTCCTCAGTTTTCAACTCAAAATCATCTCGGCCAAAATCCAGCGTCACCTGGTGGGAGGTGGATTTAAATTTCAATTATTGGGTGAACTTTTTGATCAGTTTTATCAGGAAAAATTGCCTTTTCAATTAACAGAAGCCCAAAAACGTGTCATCCGTGAAATCCACCACGATCTCAAGTCCGGAAAACAAATGAATCGGTTACTGCAAGGGGATGTAGGAAGCGGTAAAACCATTGTTGCATTAATGATCATGCTGATCGCCGCAGGGAATGGATTTCAGGCTTGCATCATGGCGCCCACTGAAGTATTGGCCAACCAGCACTTTAAATCTTTCAAAGACCTGCTGGATGGCTTGTCTATAAGAATTTGTCTGCTGACTTCCACCGTTAAAGGCAAGGACAGGCGAGAAGCCCTGGAAGGACTGGAATCCGGCCAAATTGCCTTTGCCATTGGAACCCACGCCTTAATAGAGGACAAGGTAAAATTTAATAATCTTGGGTTGGTGGTCATCGATGAACAACATCGGTTTGGTGTGGCGCAACGATCCAAACTATGGGCCAAATCCAAAGACCTACCGCCCCATATTCTGGTCATGACCGCGACCCCCATTCCCCGAACTTTGGCCATGACCATCTATGGGGACCTGGAAGTTTCAGTGATAGACGAACTGCCACCAAACCGTAAGGAGATTTACACCAGGCAGATTAAGGACATTCACCGAAGTGAGCTGATCAGATTCATGCGGGAAGAAATTGCAAAAGGGCGTCAGATTTACATTGTGTATCCCCTCATTGAAGAATCTGAAAAGGTGGATCTTGAAAATCTTCAGATGGGATATGAAAAACTCCTGACTTTCTTCCCTTTGCCTCAGTACCGGATCAGTGTCGTCCACGGCAAACTTAAGCCCGCAGACAAGGATATGGAAATGCGCAGATTTGCTGAAGGCAGATCTCACATCATGGTCGCTACTACCGTGATCGAAGTAGGGGTAAATGTGCCAAATGCCAGCGTAATGGTCATCGAAAATGCAGAGCGTTTTGGATTGTCTCAATTGCACCAGCTCAGAGGTAGGGTAGGGCGTGGAGCGGAACAATCCTATTGCATCCTGATGACGGCAGACCGGTTGGGGGTAGAATCCAAAGCCCGCATGGACATTATGTGTCAAACTAATGACGGATTCAAGATTGCTGAAGAAGATCTGCGGCTAAGAGGCCCCGGGGACCTGAGTGGTACCAGACAAAGCGGACTGGTGGAGCTGAAAGTGTCAGATGTGGTAAGGGACAACCATATTCTCATTGCGGCGAGGAAACTGGCCGAAGCTGTTCTGGAAAGAGACCCATTATTATCTCATCCGGCCAATCAATTGTTGAGAAAACTGTTGAGCACTGAAGAAGATGGTTTGAGCTGGAACAAAATCAGTTAA
- a CDS encoding alpha/beta fold hydrolase has translation MQPNWLNKNEYPFDEKYFNVNGQQMHYVDEGEGVPVVFVHGTPSWSFDFRNQIKFLSKNYRCIAPDHIGFGLSSKPPNYHYETIHHADTLGAFIQHLNPGPFHLVVHDFGGPIGLNFAINHPEWIKSVTVLNSWLWNSEKDPDFQRFSKILKSPLLPFLYKYLNFSPSYLLPNSFGDKKLSSALHGQYTGPFKKWSERKGPLAFAHSLLNDQKWFDELWTRAGQISGLPSLFIWGMKDPFIKPSYLEKFLQKFKHAEVVKLPACGHFPQEEEAEKVSQTMFDFYSKL, from the coding sequence ATGCAGCCCAATTGGTTAAATAAGAATGAATACCCATTTGACGAAAAATATTTCAATGTAAATGGTCAACAAATGCATTACGTAGATGAAGGAGAAGGAGTCCCTGTTGTATTTGTTCATGGCACTCCATCCTGGAGTTTTGATTTTCGAAATCAAATCAAGTTTCTCTCCAAAAACTATCGCTGCATTGCACCGGACCACATTGGATTTGGACTATCAAGCAAACCACCAAACTACCATTATGAAACAATCCATCATGCAGACACGCTGGGTGCATTTATACAACATCTAAATCCAGGACCATTTCATTTGGTGGTGCATGATTTTGGAGGACCTATTGGATTGAACTTCGCAATCAACCATCCTGAATGGATTAAATCAGTAACAGTTTTGAACTCCTGGTTGTGGAACAGTGAGAAGGATCCTGACTTCCAACGTTTTTCCAAAATATTAAAAAGTCCATTGCTCCCTTTTTTATACAAGTATTTAAATTTTTCACCCTCATATTTACTGCCAAATTCTTTTGGGGATAAAAAGTTATCCAGTGCATTGCATGGGCAATATACCGGTCCATTTAAAAAATGGAGTGAACGAAAAGGCCCGTTGGCTTTTGCTCATTCTTTGTTGAATGACCAAAAATGGTTTGATGAATTATGGACTCGTGCAGGCCAAATTTCCGGTTTACCTTCGTTGTTTATCTGGGGTATGAAGGATCCATTCATTAAACCAAGTTATCTTGAAAAATTTCTACAAAAATTTAAGCATGCAGAAGTTGTCAAGCTACCAGCTTGTGGTCACTTTCCGCAAGAGGAAGAAGCAGAAAAAGTGAGTCAAACCATGTTTGACTTTTATTCCAAATTATAA
- a CDS encoding ankyrin repeat domain-containing protein — MLSKLLFSCLAVFVSVSFLAAQNNYQTAIEKKDIRTVQKSDVDVNAAFVSEGQRLTPLSYAAVRADAEMVSVLLKKGASAKTLVDGQDALMYAAKGGNKECVDLILAAGANVMNESKEGKTARDFAVQAGHTDIAIALEQAMQKVVDQAKAKRNKK, encoded by the coding sequence ATGTTGTCAAAATTACTTTTTTCTTGCTTAGCCGTTTTTGTTTCCGTTTCTTTTCTTGCCGCACAGAATAATTATCAGACTGCCATAGAAAAGAAGGATATCCGTACCGTTCAGAAATCTGATGTGGACGTTAATGCTGCCTTTGTAAGCGAAGGCCAGAGACTGACTCCATTGTCTTACGCTGCAGTGAGAGCAGATGCAGAAATGGTCAGCGTACTGCTTAAGAAAGGCGCTTCTGCCAAAACCCTTGTCGACGGACAGGATGCATTGATGTATGCTGCTAAAGGCGGTAATAAAGAATGTGTGGATTTAATTCTCGCAGCAGGTGCTAATGTGATGAACGAAAGTAAAGAAGGCAAGACGGCAAGAGATTTTGCAGTGCAGGCCGGGCATACAGATATCGCAATTGCCCTGGAACAAGCAATGCAAAAAGTAGTAGATCAGGCAAAAGCCAAGAGAAATAAAAAATAG
- a CDS encoding FAD-dependent oxidoreductase, with product MNPTNIHDPEYFHKVVDCQYACPAHTPVPEYIRLIAAGRYTDAYMINWVSNVFPGVLGRTCDRPCEPACRRGRIEEEPVAICRLKRVAADFKDDVTSLIPGPTAPNGKKIALIGGGPASLTVARDLAPLGYEIHLYDEQPAGGGFMRSQIPSFRLPEEVLNEEVNYILNMGIHTQFNTYVSSLKEVLRDDYDAVFVGTGAPRGKDLPDLPGRQEAAENIHIGIDWLASVAFEHTKKIGRKVLVIGGGNTAMDCCRTSRRLGGEDVRVVVRSPFGEMKASPWEIEDAQHEDIPFYNLHSPKAFVVENGKLKGMEFEVVEAKYENGKRQLVNTGEIVFMEADDVLLAIGQENSFPWIERDLGIAFDKWGLPVVDTLTFQSTLTKVFFGGDAAFGPKNVITAVAHGHQAAISIDLYCEQKSLTERPSPMTNLIRQKMGIHEWSYDNQTADDLRFKVPHADKTKALKDRLMEVELGFDVQLAFKEAQRCLNCDVQTIFTESKCIECDACVDICPTACISFVENGEEEDLRTRLNAPSLDLNQDLYVSNILPTMRVMVKDEDVCLHCGLCAERCPTSAWDMQKYLYHAPKACQL from the coding sequence TTGAATCCTACCAATATTCATGATCCGGAGTATTTCCACAAAGTAGTGGATTGCCAATATGCCTGCCCTGCTCATACGCCGGTACCCGAATACATCCGACTCATCGCCGCAGGCCGATATACCGATGCATACATGATCAATTGGGTGTCTAATGTTTTTCCCGGTGTCTTGGGCAGAACTTGCGACCGCCCATGTGAGCCTGCCTGTCGTCGGGGGCGAATTGAAGAAGAGCCGGTAGCTATCTGCAGGCTTAAAAGAGTAGCCGCTGACTTCAAGGATGACGTAACCAGCCTGATTCCCGGCCCAACGGCTCCCAATGGTAAAAAAATAGCGCTCATCGGAGGGGGTCCTGCATCCTTGACCGTGGCCAGAGATCTTGCTCCCTTGGGTTATGAAATACATCTATACGACGAACAACCTGCCGGTGGAGGATTTATGAGAAGCCAAATTCCGTCTTTCAGACTTCCTGAAGAGGTCCTCAACGAAGAAGTGAATTACATTCTCAACATGGGCATTCACACCCAGTTTAATACCTACGTTTCCAGTTTGAAGGAAGTGCTGAGGGATGATTATGATGCAGTATTTGTGGGGACCGGAGCACCACGTGGAAAAGATTTACCGGATTTGCCTGGACGCCAGGAAGCAGCCGAAAATATTCACATAGGCATTGATTGGCTGGCCAGCGTAGCTTTTGAGCATACCAAGAAGATTGGAAGGAAAGTACTGGTCATTGGCGGTGGAAACACTGCAATGGATTGTTGCCGTACTTCCAGAAGATTGGGTGGAGAAGATGTACGTGTGGTAGTACGAAGCCCGTTTGGGGAAATGAAAGCCTCTCCATGGGAAATTGAAGATGCACAGCATGAGGATATTCCATTTTACAATTTACATTCCCCGAAAGCATTTGTTGTCGAAAACGGCAAATTAAAAGGGATGGAATTTGAGGTGGTGGAAGCCAAGTACGAGAATGGAAAAAGGCAATTGGTAAATACCGGAGAGATTGTGTTCATGGAAGCGGACGATGTGCTTTTAGCCATTGGTCAGGAGAATAGCTTTCCTTGGATTGAAAGAGATTTAGGAATAGCTTTTGATAAATGGGGCCTTCCAGTGGTGGATACCCTTACCTTTCAATCTACATTAACCAAAGTTTTCTTCGGGGGAGATGCGGCTTTTGGACCCAAGAATGTAATCACTGCGGTTGCACATGGACATCAGGCAGCAATCTCCATCGATTTGTATTGCGAACAAAAATCTCTTACAGAAAGGCCTTCTCCAATGACCAATCTGATCAGACAAAAGATGGGAATTCACGAGTGGTCCTATGACAATCAGACGGCTGACGACCTTAGATTTAAAGTTCCTCACGCAGACAAGACAAAAGCTCTTAAGGACAGATTGATGGAAGTCGAACTAGGATTTGATGTGCAACTGGCATTCAAAGAAGCTCAACGCTGTCTCAATTGCGACGTTCAGACCATTTTTACCGAAAGTAAGTGCATCGAATGTGATGCATGTGTGGACATTTGTCCCACAGCTTGTATCAGTTTTGTTGAAAATGGAGAAGAGGAAGATCTTAGAACAAGACTGAATGCACCTTCACTTGATCTCAATCAGGATCTATATGTTTCCAATATTTTACCTACCATGAGGGTGATGGTAAAAGATGAAGATGTTTGTTTGCATTGTGGACTTTGTGCAGAACGATGTCCAACTTCTGCATGGGATATGCAGAAATATTTATATCACGCTCCTAAAGCATGTCAACTATGA
- a CDS encoding NifU family protein, producing MENTTAKPAIMLYTEQTPNPESLKFVCNRILYKGIAEFRDREVAKEWSPMADALYTLDFVKAVYISNNFVTITKNPDFDWHEIMVSTKEFIKKIIESEAELVKEGFAEYQQAAHDAGDTQDYSAEDQDIVKKIKEIIEHYVKPAVEMDGGNIEFKSYNAGVVTVMMQGSCSGCPSSTVTLKSGIEGLMKRMLPMVKEVVAEAH from the coding sequence ATGGAAAATACCACAGCAAAACCGGCAATCATGCTATACACGGAGCAGACACCAAATCCTGAATCTTTAAAATTTGTTTGCAACAGGATCCTTTATAAGGGGATTGCTGAATTCAGGGACAGGGAAGTTGCCAAAGAATGGTCTCCGATGGCCGATGCGTTGTATACCTTAGACTTTGTAAAAGCGGTTTATATTTCCAATAATTTTGTCACCATTACCAAGAATCCGGATTTCGACTGGCATGAAATCATGGTATCGACCAAAGAATTCATCAAGAAGATTATTGAATCAGAAGCCGAACTTGTAAAGGAGGGATTTGCAGAATATCAGCAAGCAGCACACGATGCCGGTGACACCCAGGATTACAGTGCAGAAGACCAGGACATCGTTAAAAAAATAAAGGAAATTATCGAACATTACGTAAAACCTGCTGTCGAAATGGATGGTGGAAATATTGAATTCAAATCTTACAATGCCGGAGTAGTGACAGTAATGATGCAGGGTTCGTGCAGTGGATGTCCTTCTTCAACCGTTACTTTAAAATCAGGTATTGAGGGATTGATGAAGCGAATGCTGCCAATGGTAAAAGAAGTGGTAGCAGAAGCGCATTAA
- the rbfA gene encoding 30S ribosome-binding factor RbfA yields the protein METIRQKQVAELIRRNFSMVLSSEGKYIYEDAMVTVTGVKMSPDMSLAKIYVSIYNYENKQEVILMMEEHYARLKQAMHQRLKKQLRLMPEFRFYLDETLDEVYRLEALFKKLHEEKQFGEE from the coding sequence ATGGAAACCATAAGACAAAAACAGGTTGCTGAGTTGATTCGAAGGAATTTCAGTATGGTACTTTCTTCTGAGGGAAAGTACATTTATGAAGACGCTATGGTTACGGTTACCGGTGTTAAGATGAGTCCGGACATGAGTCTTGCTAAAATTTATGTATCCATATACAATTATGAGAACAAACAGGAGGTGATCCTGATGATGGAAGAGCACTATGCACGTTTAAAACAGGCGATGCATCAAAGGTTGAAGAAACAGCTTCGATTGATGCCTGAGTTTCGTTTTTACCTGGATGAAACGCTGGACGAAGTATATCGTCTGGAGGCACTGTTTAAGAAACTCCATGAAGAAAAGCAATTCGGAGAGGAGTAG
- a CDS encoding 2-oxoacid:acceptor oxidoreductase subunit alpha — protein sequence MNAPKVNDLVVRFANVNGTGSASSNNMFAKAIFRMGIPVTPKNIFPSNIQGLPTWYEVRVSEQGYLGRKEGIDIMVAVNAQSMAQDVANVKEGGYLMYDSTKALREQFIREDIHYIGIPMMKLCVDHFNDPRQHLLMKNVVYVGALAALLDMDLGVIEQLIKDQFAKKEKLIPGNLQALHLGVDYAREHFNCPLPLRLESRDLNKDKILVDGNNACGLAAMYAGATVGSWYPITPSTSVMNAFEKWCNKYRIEEGTGKKKFAIIQAEDELAAIGMVLGANWNGSRAFTATSGPGVSLMSEFLGLSYFAEIPAVLVDVQRSGPSTGMPTRTQQSDLLSSAYASHGDTKHILLFPSTPTECFDMTVMSFDMAERFQTTVIIMTDLDLGMNDHLCDPFHWDDHKAYDRGKVLNAEELEQIKTFGRYLDVDNDGIPYRTIPGTHPTKGSFFTRGSSRDEYARYTEDGDVYARNMNRLLKKWETIKQEVPAPEIVRNDPANKKAILFFGTSSYSAIETLDLLQEDGIRMNAVRIKSFPFHQDLMDFIERHEEVFVIEQNRDAQMRSMLIMEGDVHPKKLKKVLQFNGMPITAKFIYGKIKEQLVNELIS from the coding sequence ATGAACGCACCAAAAGTGAATGATCTGGTGGTCCGTTTTGCCAATGTAAATGGTACTGGCTCTGCAAGTTCAAATAATATGTTTGCCAAAGCCATCTTCAGGATGGGCATTCCGGTTACCCCAAAAAATATTTTTCCTTCCAACATCCAGGGATTACCAACCTGGTATGAGGTAAGAGTGAGTGAGCAAGGATACCTGGGTAGAAAAGAAGGAATAGACATTATGGTTGCAGTGAATGCCCAAAGCATGGCACAGGATGTTGCGAATGTTAAGGAAGGTGGTTATCTGATGTATGATTCTACCAAAGCACTGCGTGAGCAATTTATTCGGGAGGACATACACTACATCGGCATCCCGATGATGAAATTATGTGTAGACCATTTCAACGATCCAAGACAACATCTTCTGATGAAGAATGTCGTCTACGTGGGTGCTTTGGCAGCTTTGTTGGATATGGACCTTGGCGTGATTGAACAATTGATAAAGGATCAGTTCGCCAAAAAAGAAAAACTGATTCCGGGAAATCTTCAGGCGCTCCATTTGGGTGTGGATTATGCCCGGGAACATTTTAATTGCCCACTTCCTTTACGTTTGGAATCCAGAGACTTGAATAAAGATAAAATTCTGGTGGATGGTAATAATGCCTGTGGACTTGCAGCAATGTATGCAGGTGCTACAGTGGGTTCCTGGTATCCTATTACGCCATCAACCAGTGTGATGAATGCATTTGAAAAATGGTGCAATAAATACAGGATCGAAGAAGGAACCGGAAAGAAAAAATTTGCAATCATACAGGCCGAAGATGAATTGGCTGCGATAGGAATGGTCTTGGGTGCTAATTGGAATGGTTCCAGAGCATTTACAGCTACCAGTGGACCGGGAGTGTCGCTCATGTCTGAATTTCTTGGACTCTCTTATTTTGCAGAAATTCCTGCTGTGCTGGTCGATGTACAAAGATCCGGCCCATCTACAGGTATGCCTACCAGAACCCAACAATCGGATTTGCTTTCTTCTGCTTATGCATCCCATGGAGATACAAAACACATCCTGCTGTTCCCATCTACGCCCACAGAGTGTTTTGACATGACGGTCATGAGTTTTGATATGGCAGAACGATTTCAAACAACGGTCATTATCATGACCGACCTTGATCTGGGTATGAACGACCATCTGTGTGATCCTTTTCATTGGGATGACCACAAGGCATATGATCGCGGAAAAGTCCTGAACGCAGAAGAGCTTGAACAAATCAAGACTTTTGGCAGGTATCTGGATGTGGACAACGATGGCATTCCATACAGAACCATTCCCGGAACACACCCCACCAAAGGCTCGTTCTTTACAAGAGGTTCCTCAAGAGATGAATACGCCCGATATACCGAAGATGGCGATGTCTATGCCAGAAATATGAATCGCCTACTTAAAAAATGGGAGACTATCAAACAAGAAGTTCCGGCACCTGAAATTGTACGAAACGATCCTGCAAACAAAAAAGCAATTTTGTTTTTTGGCACTTCATCTTATTCTGCCATCGAAACTCTTGACCTTTTGCAGGAAGATGGAATCAGAATGAATGCAGTCCGCATAAAATCTTTTCCATTTCACCAGGATTTGATGGATTTTATTGAGCGACATGAAGAGGTATTTGTCATCGAACAAAACCGTGATGCACAAATGCGATCAATGCTCATCATGGAAGGGGATGTCCACCCAAAGAAATTAAAGAAAGTACTGCAATTTAATGGAATGCCGATTACTGCGAAGTTTATTTATGGAAAGATAAAAGAGCAATTGGTTAATGAGTTAATTAGCTAA
- a CDS encoding Crp/Fnr family transcriptional regulator: MNLYEFFCLFHPITQDEFQIMEDQFVYIHSKKGTFLTRSGEIQKNLYFVQSGYQMSYFETEEKSTVMAFTYAPGLCAIPDSFFNETPARYDLCCLTDSEFSVISRDKLEKIFDRSQNIERLFRKMTEQILCGLIERHLERNTLNMEERFLKFCKRSPHLLNVIPHKYLASYLGIDPTNFSKLFNSVKI, from the coding sequence ATGAATCTCTATGAATTTTTTTGTCTTTTTCATCCAATAACTCAGGATGAATTTCAAATCATGGAAGACCAATTTGTTTACATTCATTCCAAAAAAGGAACTTTTCTCACACGGAGTGGAGAAATTCAAAAAAATCTCTATTTCGTGCAATCCGGATATCAGATGTCTTATTTTGAGACAGAAGAAAAATCTACCGTCATGGCCTTTACCTATGCTCCCGGACTTTGTGCCATACCGGATTCATTTTTCAATGAGACCCCTGCGCGTTATGACTTATGTTGTCTGACGGACAGTGAGTTTAGCGTGATCAGTCGAGATAAACTTGAAAAAATTTTTGATCGTTCACAAAACATTGAGCGATTGTTTAGAAAAATGACTGAACAAATACTTTGCGGATTAATTGAGCGTCACCTGGAGCGCAATACTTTAAATATGGAGGAACGATTTCTGAAATTTTGTAAGAGAAGTCCTCACCTGCTTAATGTCATCCCGCATAAATATTTAGCATCCTACTTAGGCATTGACCCCACCAACTTCAGCAAATTATTCAACAGTGTCAAGATCTAA
- a CDS encoding 3-phosphoglycerate dehydrogenase has product MSWKILINDGMEESGVNALKSLGFEVDTQKIPQEELSQKLQDYQGIIVRSATKVRKELIDICPGLKFIARGGVGMDNIDVSHAREKGIAVINTPAASSRSVAELAMAHLLSITRGLQDSNRQFSGGDQFSALKKKWSSCSELQGKTLLLLGFGRIGSELAKMATAMGMTVIVNDPYVEKAILKIKLGTQEVEIQLQMVTREVGLPLADYVSLHAPFTGSALLGKDEFAIMKKGCFVVNTSRGENIDEEALLHALDSGIVSAAGLDVFQNEPHIKEALIHHPKICTSAHIGASTLEAQERIAGELVDKINALFHSNN; this is encoded by the coding sequence ATGAGCTGGAAAATACTGATCAATGATGGAATGGAAGAGAGTGGGGTCAACGCTTTGAAATCGCTCGGCTTTGAAGTAGATACTCAAAAAATCCCACAGGAGGAATTATCTCAAAAATTACAGGATTACCAGGGCATCATCGTACGCTCAGCGACAAAAGTCCGTAAGGAACTTATAGATATTTGTCCTGGATTGAAATTTATCGCACGTGGTGGAGTGGGCATGGACAACATTGATGTGAGTCATGCAAGAGAAAAAGGAATTGCAGTAATAAATACACCGGCTGCTTCCTCGCGCTCAGTCGCCGAACTAGCCATGGCTCATTTGCTTTCCATTACCAGGGGATTGCAGGATTCAAACAGACAATTTTCAGGAGGAGATCAATTTTCTGCATTGAAAAAGAAATGGTCCTCTTGCTCTGAACTACAAGGAAAAACATTGTTGCTCTTAGGTTTTGGAAGAATTGGATCTGAGTTGGCTAAGATGGCCACCGCAATGGGAATGACTGTGATCGTTAATGATCCATATGTCGAAAAGGCAATTTTAAAAATTAAATTGGGAACTCAGGAAGTTGAAATCCAACTTCAGATGGTCACACGGGAAGTGGGTTTACCTCTGGCTGATTACGTAAGTTTACATGCACCTTTTACCGGATCAGCTCTGCTTGGAAAGGATGAATTTGCAATCATGAAGAAGGGATGTTTCGTAGTCAACACTTCCAGAGGTGAAAATATCGACGAAGAAGCCTTGCTCCATGCATTGGATTCAGGAATAGTTTCCGCTGCGGGCCTGGATGTGTTTCAAAATGAACCTCATATTAAAGAAGCATTGATCCATCATCCGAAAATTTGCACCAGCGCTCATATTGGCGCCTCAACTTTGGAAGCACAAGAAAGAATTGCAGGCGAATTGGTGGACAAAATAAATGCATTGTTCCACTCCAATAATTAG
- a CDS encoding 2-oxoacid:ferredoxin oxidoreductase subunit beta codes for MTYAKPNFRHPDLPLNEIGYARKEYEGAISTLCAGCGHDSISGAIIQACYESAIEPHRLAKLSGIGCSSKTPTYFLGNSHGFNSVHGRMPSVATGAVMANKELIYLGVSGDGDSASIGMGQFVHAIRRNLNILYIVMNNGCYGLTKGQDSATADAGSVNKSGAENQFQSIDLVGLGLELGATFVARSFSGDKSQLVPLIKAGLKHPGFALIDVISPCVTFNNNAGSTKSYDYTREHMEATASLDLVPERDEITHAQPDGSVQYIQLHDESFIGLNKLDKSWDPTDKLSAYKKIYDAKLKNEILTGLIYIDQTSKDLHTLLNTSDRPLNQLNKEDLCPGNAILSKINSSYR; via the coding sequence ATGACTTACGCAAAACCAAATTTCAGACATCCGGATCTTCCTTTAAATGAGATTGGATATGCTAGAAAAGAATATGAGGGAGCTATATCTACACTGTGTGCAGGATGTGGTCATGATTCCATATCCGGTGCCATCATTCAGGCTTGTTATGAGTCTGCCATTGAGCCGCACAGACTGGCAAAATTATCCGGGATCGGTTGTTCCTCAAAAACCCCTACCTACTTTTTAGGTAATTCCCATGGATTCAATTCCGTACATGGTCGTATGCCTTCTGTGGCTACAGGTGCGGTTATGGCCAATAAAGAGCTCATTTATCTTGGTGTATCCGGGGATGGAGACTCTGCATCCATTGGAATGGGCCAGTTTGTTCATGCCATCAGAAGAAATCTGAATATCCTGTACATCGTCATGAACAATGGTTGCTATGGATTAACCAAAGGCCAGGATTCGGCTACCGCAGATGCTGGTTCGGTGAATAAATCCGGTGCTGAAAATCAGTTTCAATCCATTGATCTTGTTGGATTGGGTTTGGAATTGGGGGCAACTTTTGTCGCACGTAGTTTTTCCGGGGACAAAAGCCAATTGGTTCCCTTGATCAAAGCTGGATTGAAACATCCCGGTTTCGCCTTGATTGATGTGATCTCTCCATGTGTTACTTTTAACAACAACGCAGGAAGTACCAAATCTTATGACTACACACGGGAACATATGGAAGCAACTGCTTCCCTTGATTTGGTGCCGGAGCGGGATGAAATCACCCACGCACAACCAGACGGTAGTGTGCAATATATCCAACTGCACGACGAAAGTTTTATTGGCCTTAACAAACTGGACAAAAGCTGGGATCCTACAGATAAATTATCTGCATACAAAAAGATCTACGATGCAAAATTGAAAAATGAAATTCTGACCGGGCTTATCTATATAGACCAAACCAGTAAGGATCTGCATACGTTGCTAAATACCTCTGATCGACCATTGAATCAATTGAATAAAGAAGATTTATGTCCGGGAAATGCCATACTGTCTAAAATAAATTCCAGCTATCGTTAG